In Bos javanicus breed banteng chromosome 2, ARS-OSU_banteng_1.0, whole genome shotgun sequence, the following proteins share a genomic window:
- the LOC133256145 gene encoding neuroepithelial cell-transforming gene 1 protein-like: MAPFAWWNRVEELKLRPEKRGLNSMRFNTMVLNTIRDDFGTAAEPAADTPRPGPDGRYSLRRGSSFTFLTPGPHWDFTLKRKRREKDDDVVSLSSLDLKEPSNKRVRPLARVTSLANLISPVRNGAVRRFGQTIQSFTLRGDSRSPASAQKFSSRSTVPVPAKRRSSALWSETLDGSMKQSLTSREIRRQEAIYEMSRGEQDLIEDLKLARKVYHDPMLKLSIMSEEELTHIFGDLDAYIPLHEDLLERIGEATKPGGTVEHVGQILVNWLPGLNAYKGYCSNQLAAKALLDQKKQDPRVQDFLQRCLESPFSRKLDLWSFLDIPRSRLVKYPLLLKEILRHTPKDHPDVQLLEEAILIIQGVLSDINVKKGESECQYYIDKLEYLEEKQKDPRIESSKVLLCHGELKNKNGHKLHIFLFQDILVLTRPVTRNERHSYQVYRQPIPVQELVLEDLQDGDVRMGGSFRGAFGNSDKAKNIFRVRFQDPCLGQSHTLQANDVFHKQQWFSCIRSAIAPFQQATGPSELHQECRENPTTTSNARAQRQASTVSSMTQGKADGDAAECGAPVHTADHTTGMKAPRAQTSLRKARDRAQVGGKRKETPV, translated from the coding sequence tgattttggaaccgcCGCGGAGCCAGCGGCCGACACCCCCAGGCCCGGCCCGGACGGCAGATACTCCCTTCGGAGAGGTAGCTCCTTCACATTTTTAACACCTGGCCCCCATTGGGATTTCACTTTGAAAAGAAAACGAAGAGAGAAAGATGATGATGTTGTAAGCCTTAGCAGCCTTGATCTGAAGGAGCCAAGCAATAAAAGAGTACGACCTCTAGCTCGGGTCACATCCTTGGCAAATCTAATCTCTCCTGTAAGAAATGGAGCCGTCAGGCGCTTTGGTCAAACAATACAGTCATTTACCCTTCGTGGTGACAGCAGATCCCCAGCTTCAGCCCAAAAGTTTTCCAGCAGGTCGACAGTCCCAGTGCCTGCCAAGAGGAGAAGCAGCGCCCTGTGGTCAGAGACGTTAGACGGTAGCATGAAGCAGTCTCTAACCTCCAGGGAGATCAGACGTCAAGAGGCAATCTATGAAATGTCCCGAGGGGAACAGGACTTAATTGAGGACCTAAAACTTGCAAGAAAGGTCTACCACGACCCCATGTTAAAGCTGTCTATTATGTCAGAAGAGGAGCTCACACATATATTTGGTGATTTGGATGCTTACATACCTCTGCATGAAGATTTGTTGGAGAGAATAGGAGAAGCCACCAAGCCTGGCGGGACAGTGGAGCACGTTGGCCAGATTCTCGTGAACTGGTTGCCGGGCTTGAATGCCTACAAAGGCTACTGCAGTAACCAGCTGGCAGCCAAGGCTCTTCTGGATCAGAAGAAACAGGACCCAAGAGTCCAGGACTTCCTCCAGCGGTGTCTGGAGTCTCCCTTCAGCCGAAAACTGGATCTCTGGAGCTTCCTCGATATTCCTCGAAGCCGCCTTGTCAAATACCCTTTACTGTTGAAAGAGATTCTTAGACATACTCCCAAAGACCACCCGGATGTTCAGCTCCTGGAGGAGGCTATACTAATAATACAAGGAGTTCTCTCTGATATCAACGTGAAGAAAGGTGAATCAGAATGCCAATATTACATTGACAAGCTGGAGTATCTGGAGGAAAAGCAGAAGGACCCTAGAATTGAATCAAGCAAAGTGTTGCTCTGCCATggggaactgaaaaataaaaatggacacaAACTGCACATTTTCCTGTTTCAAGACATCTTGGTGTTGACTCGACCTGTTACTCGAAACGAGCGTCACTCCTACCAGGTTTACCGGCAGCCCATCCCCGTCCAGGAGCTGGTCTTGGAAGACCTGCAGGATGGAGACGTGAGGATGGGAGGGTCCTTCCGAGGGGCTTTTGGCAACTCAGATAAAGCTAAAAACATTTTCCGAGTTCGCTTCCAAGACCCCTGTCTGGGCCAGTCCCACACTCTCCAAGCCAACGACGTGTTCCACAAGCAGCAGTGGTTCAGCTGCATCCGCAGTGCCATCGCCCCTTTCCAGCAGGCCACCGGCCCCTCGGAGCTCCACCAGGAGTGCAGGGagaaccccaccaccaccagcaacGCCAGGGCCCAGAGACAGGCATCCACGGTCTCTAGCATGACTCAGGGCAAAGCTGATGGAGACGCTGCTGAGTGTGGCGCCCCGGTGCACACAGCAGACCACACGACGGGCATGAAAGCACCCCGAGCCCAGACCAGCCTCCGCAAAGCCAGGGACAGAGCCCAGGTCGGCGGCAAGCGGAAGGAGACCCCGGTATAA